The Engystomops pustulosus chromosome 3, aEngPut4.maternal, whole genome shotgun sequence region TACATAACATTTAATGTCAACATGTTCAAATAACATATTATATCTGAATAGAATTGTATGACATTTTTAGAGGCGCCTAATTGTTGTTTTCTGTGACCTTACTGATATTACATTATTGTGTTAATACTATTTTGTTGTAATTTCCCAGTGCATTCCATACTCCGTGCTGCTAAAAGATTTGGACATGAGGAATCTCCGAGAATTGGAGGATCTGATCATAGAAGCAGTATACACAGACATCATTCAGGGCAAACTGGATCAACGCAATCACGTGCTAGAAGTAGATTTTTGCATTGGAAGGGACATTCCCAAGAAGGACATAACTAGCATTGTGAAAACTCTTCAGGAGTGGTGAGGACCTTCTCTACATTGAATGCTCTGTTCTTATTCTGGCTACTAGCTTTGAAGTAATGGTCGAATTATGAGCAAAAATTTAATTGGCAGTTCAGGCTCAACCAGTTTCCAGATCAAATATGACCATCTATCTATAGCTATGGAGTATGGAGCAGTTTGCCTTTGTCTTGAAGAAGCAAGCAGTGTTGTTAACAATGGGCGACATATACTGATAATTACATGGATATTTCATATTTTACCAGTTACATCACAGTGGCTCATATTATAAATCTAAGTCTAAATTCCTACCTAAATCGCCTACTAGCTGGTGGTTTGTGGCCTAAATTCAAATTGAAAAGTTTGACGCACTATTGGTGCAAAATCTCCTACCTGCACATGAAAATATGCCAAAAACAATGGACCTGTGTGTCAACTGCTTGTGAGGGCTATTCACACACTGCTGACAGGAGAAAAGATTTTTTGGATAAAAAGTAATGTAGAACTCGCACATTGCCAGTGATAACAGAACAGGATTAGGATAAAACGCACAGCATTTGTAGCATTACTTAATTCTTTATACAAACTTttgtgacttaaaggaaacctttcagGGCAATATGGGATACTGCATGTCCTGACATCTGTTACATCTCTGCCCCCTATAAAAATTGGAAACATTTATACTTGCCTAGTGATATGTCAGATAAGCCCCATCCCACTCATCGCTGGTGCTTCCGGTCTCTGCATAATGCTTCAATTAACTGACTTCATTGCCTATACACAGCAATGAATCCACGGGTGTCCTATGCCCATATAGATGTTTTGAGTTTTCTTCCTTAAAACCAAAGGAGAAGAAAAGAGGATTTCTGCTACTAAGGAGAAACTGGAAAGAGGAGTAaaggtttttcttttatttttcaaaattaaaaggAAAGAGAGGGTGGGCTGCATAGGTGGAGGGCTACAGACGCTGAACTATTATATGTTGGTGAAGAGGGGGTAGGGAAATGGGGGGTATTATAATCTCTTTTCTGTAGCTATCCTCCTTATAAGGACAGGTCACGTACATGCAGACATAGCAGCAGCTGTAGTTTTAAATACATACATGGCCATCCTCAAAATATAGGTGAGTGTCTGACTCCTAAATGCTGTAGTAAATTGCTTTGCTAGTCCATTTCCTTTCCTTTAGCTAGGACATAGTTAAAATGGTTGAAATAACAGTAGTCATAAGTTCAGCATTTCAAAGTGTCCTGTTGTTTCAGGTGTGATGGTTGTGAAGCAGTTTTAATGGGAATCGAACAGCAAGTGCTGAGGGCAAACCAGTACAAGGAGAACCACATCCGTACACAGCAGCAAATAGAAACAGAAGTAAGTGGAAACTGCTGCAAAATGTTGATGCTGGATATTGATGCGTATCCTTATTTTTGGATTCATTGAAAGTATTAGTCCTGGTGCCTATGTCTCCCAATATCAACCACATACCATGACTGAATAGATATATCAACATTTTACTACCATTCATTATTTTTGCAGAGCGTTAACATACAACTCCAGGTAAAATGACCAGAGTAAATGAACGGCCGCACCAAAAGCCAGAACAGTGAATAAGTTTAGCAGGTTACTGCATACGTGAATAGATCAGatgcatctgcaaaaaaaaaagtgtggagaTGTAGTTGACTGTAAAAATGCAAAAGAAATCCAATGGGTACATGCTGGTGTGCACAGCAACGATGCAACCACAGTATCTCTTAAGTTCACTCAGTGTTGTGGAATCAGCTGTGGACTGGAAACCATGCATAACAAGGAAGTAAGGCCAAGCAATAAAGGACCTATGAGAAGTCGATAGCCAAAGGATATGTGTATTTCTTTACAGTGCCAGCAGAGGGCATATGCCACCAACATGTCATTGATTCAGTTTCCCCTTTTTTGTGTCTATCCTTGTGTTAAAGTTTGAGAAATTATTCTTTAAATATAGTTGTAAATGTTAAGTCAGTGTAAACCAACTTGCATAAATTCTCAATAAGAAATTAGAATTAGAAACTGTGCCTGCTATTCAATGTCGTCATTGCTGCATACAGTGTCTAGTTTCCATAGAACATCACATCTTgttatgtaattttatttttttcccctttcattTCTAggtgacaaatataaaaaaaactctgaAAGCCACAGCTTCCTCAACCGCTCAGGATACTGACCAGCACCTTGCAGAGCGAGAAGGACCTCCTCTTGCTGAGCAACGGCAGCCCACTAAGAAGATGTCAAAAGTTAAAGGTCTGGTCTCCAGCCGCCACTAATGATGCTGAAAACATGGAAGAGGCTCCAGGCAGCATAAACTGCTCCTGGATTGTTTACAGACTTAACAACACACCACCAATGTACCAGCCTCTTTCCATCCAAAAACCCTTGGTGACCCATCCTGCTAGGAGGGACAGTAAACCCATTAGCGCTAACAGTGCTGAGGCCCTGCTTCGTTTGCAGATTGTTGTCTGTACAGATCAGGACACTTGCCTATACGTTTGTGGGATCCTTCTCTCTGCTGGAGAGGTCTGTTGTGCAAGTCGCTCAGTAGGCTACTCCATCAGAGAGAGGATTATAGAAATGGCTGCTTATTGCTGTGTGGTTCTGAAACCCCAGGTGACTTTGGTCCTGTCATCTCTATCTCTGGAGATTTAAAATGTGCAGCAGGGACAGATCTGTACAGTAAGTTTTCCTATTTTCTTAATGCACCCTGTTATAGCGTTATTTTTCCAGGAGATTGTATTTTCTTTCTTCTTGTATGAAACCTCATGCCTGATACTGACATCCCATGTGATTGAAGGCAGTTTTTGAATTGCAGAAGATTTTCTGATGGTCACCTGGCTGTGTCAGGAAAATAGTCCATTTTATATGCAAGGCAGAGTTTCCTGAAGCCAGTTCTATCGATATGGCTTGCCGAGGTCAGAGTAAGAGGACGTTAAAGTGTAGTACTTTTATGTATGTGGTGCTTTTTTTCAGACATGTCACGGAAACTGCCAGAGAATGCAGAAAATGATCTAGAGACATAACGCTTCCTGCATCTTATTGAACACAAGTCCTGTTTCTTTGAACCATAAGTGTTATTTGGGGATCCCATTCATGTAATTCTCTTTGAGGAACCTTATCTCTGCAATCTCCCATACTGACCATTCAGTAAGGGTGCTGTGGAGCCAGTTTGATGATACACTGTTTCCTTGCTGTGCTTCTAAATCTccaaataattattaaaaaattacaaatctGCATGACTTGTCTGTTATAATTTTAGAAGACACACCACATTTTATTAGACATGGTGTGGTTCAATGATATTGAAATGAGTTGgcggctcctgtgaattataaaattaaCACCCCTCCCCCAATTCTGCAGTGTAATTGGGCTACAACATCCCCTTCCTCTTCTGTCCTCTGGTAaacatgccccctgtagtacagagaGCGGTGTGAATGATAGGGGGCTTGTCTACAAGAGGactgaggaggaagggggtgctGCAGCCAACCTCATCTCAGGAACACCCGGCTGACTCACtgcacaggattacaatgcagacttttgggttcattttataatttttttttcaggagcccctgactcatttcaatatcaaCATACAGAGTACctcactacagtaaatgaggtagTTCCTTTAATGTGGGGGTTAGGTGTTCCTTtcatgttccctttaagtttaactTTAAAACAAGGGAGTACAGTTCAATGCATCTGGGCTTAAAGAGCtcaacaatttaaaggggttctctggtttAAAGTAAAACCTCCTGAAGCAAGAAGTTTGCATATGTGGCACTTCCTCCATAAATTCATGCCAGTGATTATTGATCAGCTCCATTGGTGACCAGACAATGCATGACCAAAGCCTCCACAGCAATTTCCTGTCACAATAAGCATAGCCTGAATTTCACACACGAAGGCTACATGCGCACAAAAAGTAAATAGAAGGGAATTGCGCAAAGAAGACACCTGCCAAAATtgtaatgtaacttttatttcattAGTCTTATCTTCTGCTGGTAAATAAGTAGGTATTTTTTAACCCCTACCCGACATTTGAATAggactgcatggcgggaggtaaGTTATTATGCAGCACTATTACCTCAAGCGGGTGTTAGCTgtatgttgcaaaaaaaaaaaacaatataaatgaggtatcatccTAATCATAGtgctctatagaataaagatcacATATTTTCCACTTTGTCTCCCATGATgacccacctggaggatgcccctggtactccgggggggggggggagcggtagTTGGACGCAATACAGGCACCTCCTCGTAGGTTACAATTGTTTTTCTTTAATCTCCGCTCTGTACTGCGGCTGGCGCTGTGGAATGTATACAGACGTGAGGTGGAGCTGGATGTGACCTCAATCTTCTCTCGGGAGCCAGCATGGGACGCCAACAGGTTCCGTATGATATAAAAATGCACCCAGTAGGTTGGTCACAGTGATTAGAGGTCTCCAGTTCCCATCTCTGCTCTGCCTATGGCTCTTATATGGCTTTTGTAAGTAGTTGCTGTCTGAGATATATTATTGCATGTTTTTCACTGATGTTAGCAGTAGGGTTTAATCTAGCCCTCCTCCTCTTTAAGGATACTTCTCCTAAAAAAGAcagaggacacccccccccccccccccaacaaaaaaAGTGGTTAGAAGGTGTAACCTGTGTAATGCTGAAATTAAGTAATAAATACAAGAGACTAGTATGTAAATACTGTTTGGACAGATTGGTGATGAAGGACAGGTCTGCACTAGACAAACTAAAATCTGCTGTTAAATCAGACTGACAATTTCGGAGCCTGACTCAGAAGTTCCCAAGAAGACTTTAGGTTCAAGAAAAAACTGACATGGTCAATAAAGCTTAGAGTATTGAAAAAGGGGCACTATCCAAACTCCTTATTTATACAGGGTGCAAGTATATATGTCTCGAGATGGCACAGAAGTAATATGCAAAAACATCCTGGTGGTGCTCAGCGTTCATAGATGAGGTGCATTCAACATAAGAAAGAAACAGAAGGATTGCAGCACTCACCGATAAAACGTTTTCTTTATTTCATCACAAAGTAAAACAAGTCCGACATAGTAGCCCAGTCAGGATAGAGATAGGAGCAGGGGATTGGAAAAGACGACAGCTGTTTCACaccgtccggcgctttctctagcctgtaTGGTGTGGCGTCCTCACCTGGCTCTTAATACGGCTGGTGGGTTGTCACTTCTCCTGTAACCTGGCAACCAGCCGCTATGGCTAATAGCGGAAGTGCCGTGTATTCGCAGTTAACATGAAACAAATTAAAAAGGACACACATGTATCAATATAAAAAAAGGGGAGGATTACAATCTGGAAATACTCATTCTCCTATACTTTATAGGCATACGTTGTATAGCAGGAAATCGGTAAAGACATAAACGGAGAGAAttagacatatacactcaccggccactttattaggtacacctgtccaactgctcgttaacacttaatttctaactgcatttaggcatgtagacatgatcaagacaatctcctgcagttcaaaccgagcatcagtatggggaagaaaggtgatttgagtgcctttgaacgtggcatggttgttggtgccagaagggctggtctgagtatttcagaaactgctgatccactgggattttcacgcacaagcatctctagggtttacagagaatggtccgaaaaagaaaaaacatccagtgagaggcagttctgtgggcagaaatgccttgttaatgccagaggtcagaggagaatgggcagactggttcgagctgatagaaaggcaacagtgactcaaatcgccacccgttacaaccaaggtaggcagaagagcatctctgaacgcacagtacgtcgaactttgaggcagatgggctacagcagcagaagaccacacctggagccactcctttcagctaagaacaggaaactgaggctacaatttgcacaagctcatcgaaattggacagtagcagattggaaaaacgttgcctggtctgatgagtctcgatttctgctgcgacatttggatggtagggtcagaatttggcgtcacaacatgaaagcatggatccatcctaccgtgtatcaacggttcaggctggtggtggtggtgtcatggtgtggggaatattttcttggcactctttgggccccttggtaccaattgagcatcgttgcaacgccacagcctacctgagtattgttgctgaccatgtccatccctttatgaccacaatgtacccaacatctgatggctactttcagcagcataatgcgccatgtcataaagctggaatcatctcagactggtttcttgaacatgacaatgagttcactgtactcaaatggcctccacagtcaccagatctcaatccaatagagcatctttgggatgtggtggaacgggagattcgcatcatggatgtgcagacgacaaatctgcggcaactgtgtgatgccatcatgtcaagatggaccaaaatctctgaggaatgcttccagcaccttgttgaatctgtgacacgaagaattgaggcagttctgaaggcaaaagggggtccaacccgttactagcatggtgtacctaataaagtggccggtgagtgtatatacggtgCTAACATCATACTAAGTCTATatgaaaatatatagaaaaaaggaCGGAACAAAGAGGAAAGACTGGGGGGGCACTATTAAAGGAAAACCCACATGTCGTTCCTATCGTTTAGTCCTAGAGGACCTATAATATTGGTCCTCATAACCCAACATGCttcttttcttaaccccttaaggacgtaggtTTTTTCGCTAattttttgctctccacctttaaaaatccataacttttaaattttttagtgtacagacctgtgtgagggcttattttgtgcgtaacaaattttactttcctgtgatgttatttattattccctgccatgtagtgggaagccggaaaaaaattccaaatgtggaaaaattgaaaaaaaaaagcatgtgatGTGttcgatcacggtgataccaaatttataaaaaggttttattgcgttttaatacattttcaaaacttAAATGAATTTGTACGAAATGAGCCGAcgatttcattgctaccattttgaggtctgtgtgacattttgatcacttcatttaattacattttttttttcattacattttttatgtcttgtAAAAAAAAGGTGTAGAAGTAACATTTCCTTTGGCATTTCTTCTGCTCCTCGAGTCTTCTGGAAAATAATGATAGAGGTAGTAGCTACTGTAAGGAAGCGGGGCATAATTATAATTCCTTATGATATTCCTTGATTGTGGCTGAATCAGAAAGggctctttctcttctcatcagaCCTTAACCTTTTTCGAAGATTTAGGCTGGTTAATAAATTTTCGAAAAATCGCATCTAGTACCAGACAGAAGAAATTCCTAGTTGTTTGGTTGGACTCCAAGAGTCAACTGTTGTTCTTCCACAAGACCATTCCGGAACCCTTCAGAACTGGATCCTTTCATCATGGGACAAAAACCCTTATCACATGAATTGCAAAATAAAGATTCCACATCCGGTAAAATTATCCCTTCTTTGGTggacaaaaacaaaaaatcttcAGAGAGGTATTTATTGGCATTGTCATCCACAGATTACTATTACTATCCAGACGGATGCACACCAGACAGTGTGGGGAGCCAAGTTCCTGGATCAACTGGCGCAAGGCTCCTCGGAGAAGTAGTCTTAGAAAAGTTCTTCAGACTTcagttgtttttgcgtttttatttttcattccccaccttcaaaaatctataactttttatttttccatgtaaagagctgtatgatggcttgtattctgcataacaaattacacttcaaaatagtggtatttaatattccagggcgtgtactgggaagcgggaaaaaaaattccaaatacagtgaaattggtgacaaTATGCacttgcgctgttttcttgtgggcttggatttacagattttactgtatgccccaaatgacatgtttactttattctttgggttggtatgattacggggataccaaatttgtataggttttttttcttttacatttacaaaaattaaaacc contains the following coding sequences:
- the COPS7B gene encoding COP9 signalosome complex subunit 7b, which encodes MAGEQKPSSSLLEQFILLAKGAKGSALPALINQVLEAPGVYVFGELLDLPPVQELADSPHSGYLQLLNLFAYGTYPDYVALKDTLPELSAVQKNKLKHLTIVSLASRMKCIPYSVLLKDLDMRNLRELEDLIIEAVYTDIIQGKLDQRNHVLEVDFCIGRDIPKKDITSIVKTLQEWCDGCEAVLMGIEQQVLRANQYKENHIRTQQQIETEVTNIKKTLKATASSTAQDTDQHLAEREGPPLAEQRQPTKKMSKVKGLVSSRH